A window of Miscanthus floridulus cultivar M001 chromosome 12, ASM1932011v1, whole genome shotgun sequence genomic DNA:
TGCTGTCCCTGAAAAACTGCAAGATTCCTCTGATTTCCAGCCTCAAAGTGGCAATATCCTAAGCACCAGTTCAAATCACAGTGGTGATAGAGCAACTTGGCCTGAAGAGCTCATGACGCCAACAAAGCAGAGCCCTCGGTCTAGTGCCAGTCTTCCCAGTGGTGCTGATCAAGCTCCAAGTCGGTCAGCCTGGGGAACTGTAATTGTCACGGCAGGCCGTGGAGGTCAGATCAGAACATTTCAGAATTTTGGGTTTCCTGCTCGAGTATAGTAGCTATGAGGCTGCTGCCTGGTCTTGGCGTCTGCCCTGCAGCAAGATGGGTGATTTTTTGTGTATAGATAGGTGAAAGTTTGGGTGATTTGCACAGCAGTCTGGGATTGGATTTTGTTGCTCCTAGGTGCACCTGCATGCGAACTTCAACTAACCTACGACCTGGTACTCAAGGTACGGCGAATTCGTTTGCCCGGAATTGTATATGAGAATGGAGCCCGGGAAGGACGAGGGGGCGTCGGCCGGTTGGAGCTAGATCTTTGGGATCTTTTGCCAGCCATCTTTTCATCTGTTTTCTCCATTGAGTCCAgtttagcttttcatttttacttTATGTTTACCCGTTATTATATGTTCTTGTAAGAAATCTTAGTTCTACAGAAATAGAAAAGCAAAAAAGAGTTGCATAGAGTTGTGAATTCGTTGTACTGGTATAGCAGGCTTGAGATGTTAGTGTTACATGGGTATAGTAGTAATTGATGGATTAGGAAGATATGAAAAAAATTTGAGTTCTGAAGCTTTTGGATCTTGCTTCCGGACAAGGCTGGCAGGTGCATTTCTGATGTGTATCTGGTGTCGCAACTGTCGGTTGTCCAACAAATTTCTTATCCAGTTTCTGTTTTGAATCATTGCTACATGCTCTTTTCACGTGTCGTGTGTGGTCTGTGCACTCTGTATGGAGTCCGTTTTCTTGTGGTTGCCGGAGAAAACTAGTACCCCATTTCCTTGGACTTCAACAGTTAAAATGTTGGATGGCGAGCGCCGATCCTGCTAGCGGTGGAGGTGCGGCCACGGTGGCAAAAAGCAATCTCCAGATGAGCCGAGAGATCCGGCTggtagaattgatctcatccgtcttgacccaacggtcgagacggatTCCTTGACGTGTCCTGATCGGGAACGTCCAGCCATCTAGTGACTAGTGGGCCCtcgtcgcacagtgcctataaagaggaagGTGAGGCAAACGGCTCTgtgtacgaggttcaccgccgtCATAGCTCcactgtcctaaccctaatccgatctagagggtggCACTACCAGCGGCGGGAAAcgccactgcctccaccaccgccggtaTCCACTAGCTACACCaaacgtcgctgcccgtgcgcagatctTCACCGACGAACCAGCGAAGGCAGGGAGCTCATCCGACTAgtcagatgctcctacatctcccccccccctctctctctcttctcctactCCCGAAGCAAACTCTAGGATCTATGTGATTCAATTAGAAAAGAACTCACCCACTGGATCCACTACTAGATGATCCAAACTATCTAATAATGGTACCAGAGCAAGGTTTAGTATATGGATCTGGATCGGGGAAAGAAAAGcaaatcgaaccctaaccctagatcgggtaTAGGAAAAGTGGGGATGAGATTGAAACACGGTTTCAACAAAGAACAGACTCTAACCCTAGCTGGGTGAAGACGGAAGGGGCTCGGCTTCAAGACTGCTTgatccgaaccctaaacccgcgaCCAGATCTcggggcaaagaaaagaagaaagaaaagaaagagagaaagattgACCGATCCGGATCGGATCGGGAAAGAACAGACCGTAACCCTACCCCTAACTGTGATCTCGAATCAAGAAAGAAAGGATGGATTGGAAGGGGTTTTCTCCTACCTGGGGATCCCCtgcgccgtcaccaccgcctgccGTCGCACTGGACGCCGCGCGGGGAAGCGGAACACCACCGACCGTCGTGGTCACGCCGCCGCGCGGCCATGCCTTGGGCTCGGCGGTAAAGGGCACCACCACCAGACCGCTCGACGACGGCGCGTCCACCTCACGGTGGgcgcgcgcaccggcgaggggACTAGCGACGGCGCCGCCACCGACTCCTCCTCCGATCGGCCATTGGGCCACTGTTGCTCCTCTGAGTGTGGCACGAGAGAGAAAGGAGGAGGGGAAGAAAATAGAGGGGGGGGAGCCACCGCTGGGACCACTCCGGGCGGCGTCTTCCTCACCGGCTAGGACGACCGCCCCGACCGACGCCGACGGCAACCACGGCTGCCACGGCTGTCGCGTGGGGCGTGCGAGAGAGAAGGGGAACGGAGGAAATGAAGCTAGGATTTTTCCGCCCGTGGCCGACCCGGCGTTTTGTTCGCCCTAGACGCGCGCTCGGCCGTCAGATGCACGCGGGACGGCCGAGATTGAGCGGGCTGCAtcgcggcccaggcggggcgcgCGGCCATggcactttgccggcccaggcccacgttgcaGGCCTAGGGCAGGCAGTGCGTGCGCGCGAGGGAGAGGGGCCGGGCTGAATGTTGAGTTGGGCCGAGCCAGCTTTCTGCTGTCTTGGgccgagaaaagaaaagaatgagcctggttttttgtttttttctttttttccagaaaataaaaaaaatatgtattggctcaaaagaaaatagaaaagagaatttttcccgtgggtaaaattcaagaaaagtaAGTCAGGGCCGTATCTCCGGTTGGGCTGAATGCACAGTGGTGATTGagaattattttattattttcagaagcaaatttcaATGATTTCATTCAAAGAGTGATTTAAAATCTCTGATAATTATTGCACCAACGTGTTAGAATTTTCAGAGAGTAGAaaagtacagtaaaatgcttctgaaaagtagaaatTTTTTTTGTCAATTTTCCGCTGCGAAGTTAAAGTTTGTTGTCTTCtcattaaattcaaaccaacgggagaatttaatttgaagagcagttatagttattcaataaatgacaaaaagttgatcctccagttaaaattggaaccaacgggaaaattttaattggaggaatagtcaGGTTGATagttaaagttaaattatggtattgttattttctgaccaacatgtgatgataacaatattataattctataagttctatgtttaaagtttaaatctctgatgaattttgcatcaaagtgaccaaattttcagagaaaagataaagatcaaggaatgctcttaagctagagaaatgtatttttatGTTTCCGCTACAATGAAgatgattgtcttctaattaaattcgaaccaacgggagaatttaattttgaggagcagttctatgtttttcaagattattgaatttctatacgttaattccatttctgcccaacggtgatgtggaattaatgtagaagaataatgttttattctatttctgcccaacggtaatatagaatagaacataaagttttcaaagtttaatgagcattattgttgaattttttttcagacaaaagacttccatgctttcattcttgaaggcagtaagagaaatgagctgggtacttgtgactcagatgatgaaatgcctaagggcaagttatgtatgaaagaatgtACATTGCttaagggactgtgttctctttaaagaatggcttcaaaaaaaaagaattctaggatattgatccaagaaaagaaTAGATCAATGAGTCTTtattgagaaatgtcttttatgtactctatgtgaagaagaatttatttttagtttcacttatgagagttgtaaaagtcatatacatgtttaatttgactaacATTAGGATTAAACATGctgtgttaaaagaatattcagatttatttctgaatttgataattgaacacgagccaatcctggcaATTATGTCCGTTAAGGGAATTATCTTGCATGGTGGgaaaagtttgtgatagtacccgcatggcgggaaaagattgagaaaatacccgcatggcagggtaaagttggcatagtacatatgttaaccaatcctgtatggcgggagagtttggcatagtacttatcccgcatggcgggagaaggatatgatgactcatgtgctctaagtatattccgcacatggagagaagtttggggtagctcttatgctatcctagaattgaccgtacactctgattgtgtcatggtcattaagtacttaataagtttaagaacaaaagaaagttgcatgtgaaccaaaagataagaatgatatgcaagcatgacttgcagaagtattgataataatagactgttgagttttgaagtgtaatgagaaaaatgtactcccatacgaattttgtttgcatgatgtaatcatgtggatggAGTAAGTgatcaaagtttcctcattcacaagagttctgaatatttcgaaattgtggtagaaaagttcataccatattttgagggggagaaatgtaagattaattaagaaagatacttccccatacttcagacaatgcaatgcatactatgcattgaaggtaaaagtgatctataaaagatgaatgtgatcattgagggagtaagacggtcataataacgatacccataaagtaaagaaatagctaaattcctggaccttttacagTTCCGACAGGAAGATAGCATAGTTGGCTAATATTCATACTGGACGAGTCTCAAAGTTATTAAGGCGGTGCTTAAAGCACCATTCGAGTTTTgaaagattaaacccaaaataagaaatttgaagatacaccatctttaaagaagatggagtaatctaggggagcatggtatgtagatacctaaagcttgaatagaagtgggattacatatccactatagtgttttagagcaacaaattgcttaatacatgttgatATTGTATGACATacttaaagaagatgaataagtaaacaaggatcttgtgatataggaggctatagaacaattgcctttttggcaatgaagagtaatAATAGCCtcatatgaaagaagtgccatgAGGCCCCAGaaagtctcaaagaataagaaaatcagatatttctagtgactaagaagtaaaagttaagaaataaattcaaatagagagtgattccacctcatttgaagaagccatgagaggcgttcactcgtctaaatggcaagaagcaaaggaacatgaaatgaaatcgataaataccaatgatgtttgggacttagaagaaattcctaatggagccaaaacagtaggctataatgggtctacaagacaaaggtgactccaaagggaatatagaaagatatccaaagggaatatggaaagctataaagcgccacttgtggtgaaatgatttacataaggagaaggaatagattataatgagcatgcaaggattcttttagaatcattatggtattagtggcacattacgatttacagttacatcagaaggatgtaaagacacattcctcaacggggatttatatggaaaagtttacatggtgtcagtgttttggaccggcaagccctcaaccaactagtaaatttgtactacgtgttcccaatcccggatggtgatgcaaagagacacaaggtttatgctggttcgggtaatgagtaccctacgtccagtttgatagatcgatcttgtattccatgcaccgaaatgctcgtagtagagggttacaagcagggcgagagagggagctagtcccaggtctctacgtggagcggcgtgggttgcttgagatgttgatctcaggccgtGGGGGAGCTCGAGTGTTCGTTTGAGCGTTTATGCATGAGTTCATTGCGTGGGCATAGGTCTCGATTGTCCACCTCCCATCCCCCaaaacggccctggtccctcccttttatagttgaaggggggacaagggtggtacatgcgctagctacacggcgtcgtgcaAATGGAGGcgacatgtccgagccctgtagcctgttactatggcggcgtggtcgacggagtagtcccgtccttgaagtactggggcgacgcgctggtcacatccgatcctatgcgtcgtggggctccagtgttATCTTGAAGCAGGGTGATAGCGGTCGATGTGCCAATCACTATGTGTTGACTGCatgagaagccgaggctcagttggtgctaaGGTTGAGCCATCATGGGAGGCTCGGTAGACGTGAATCccaaggttgccgagaccctacagtaggttgccgaggcttggagggagcagttggtctcgcacgctgattccgaggctatggtgacccgggcttgactccccatgccgcgttgtctctagggcgggggttaggtggcacagtgcaGTGCAGGCACTGAGCGTGGGCACAACACCAAagcacagtggctggtaatcctAGCCGCGCCCTGTCCTAGTCGGTATGGcattgatgcgacttcttgtcccgtcggccactccgcggtgtcgagccaccatccggctgagattgcgggagtggttgacgcattaatgggacgcgatGCACTGTCGGGAAGACTAGTCGAGGCAGGAGCAAtgggttattgccgagccagcCTTGAGCGATATGGAGAATCGCTGTCCTCGTTCGAGGCTGTACGTGCGGGGCCTCAGGGCGAGATAGAAAATTGGTTCCTCGTCGAGGCCTCCTGTgcgaggcctcgcgtgagacggagatTTAGTAggccgtcgaggcctcccgtgcgaggcctcgagcgaggcagagaaccGGTGGCCTCGGACGAGTTCCGAGGTTTAACCTATGGCTTGCCTTTTGGCTTTGTTTTCGATGGGGTctaagtgattcttttggtatacgctcagggtaccccgttttatggtacccgatagtagcccccgagccttaggaagagtgtgagcgctcttcttgaggttttgacgaggctcGATTTGCGGTAGCTCCTAGGCGGGATAGTGTTTCGTACTTagaggccttggtgggtgcgcacgagcgcacccgccgggtgtagcccccgaggccctagggagtggattcattcctctAGGGTCTTTTTCTCATGCTGAGTGAGAGATTTTAGCAttttttgccgagcccacaagtgcgagctCGGGTCGTGGGGTTTCAGCAAGGTcagtaggaagagcccccgagcctctgcacagagcgggagggcgatcaggggttcccctgactttttgtgcgaccctcgtgcttccttttcgctcaggaAGGATggatggaatatgccaggctaccctcggtgggcgtgagcggtgacatttctggtgagctgttattgggtaagtccgagtggaggcccgtgccccattcagcTAGGGGttggctagtggtctagagactgcactccaagagtactagagggtttctctagtgggtgccggggccgttcgctgggccccggtggctcggcgcctccctacggtgggatcccattcggagacctccctgccaggtctcggacatgacttagaaTATCTCGAGCGATCatttgctcgggccttggccatacgtgggctcgcccatagtcatccctaactctgttgccctagggcggctgtcaaaacccttgggggcctagccttcgaacccctaggaccataacgggctcgatgccctttatcacgTTTTTCTGAATCTTCTAGTGTGGGCttaggtcgcttgtctttgtctcgggtgcaggaggagcccccgagccttcgcacggagcgagagggcggtcagggcccccctgacttttttgttcgaccctcacacatccttttcgttcgaatggaggggttgtttgccgagcccattcgggtgcgagcctgggtcgctgggtctcgacaagcttgcaggaagagcccctgagcctctgcacggagcgagagggtgatcaggagttcccctagctttttatatgcccctcgcgtgtgagggtttgtttgccgagcccccctcgggtgtgagcctgggtcgtggggtctcggcatatctgtaggaagagccccctagcctctacatggagcgagagggccatcaggagttcccctagctttttatacgaccctcgtgcttcctttttgctcggaaggaggggttgttttgccgagccccctcgagtgtgagccagggtcactgggtctcggcaaggttgcaggaagagccccttagcctctgcatggagcaagagggccgtcaggggttcccctggctttttgtacgaccctcgcgtttccttttcgctcggaaggaggggtggaatgtgccaggctaccctcggtgggcacgagcggtggcacttctggtgagttgttatcgggtaagtccaagtggaggcccatgccccgtttgctggggtcggctagtggtgtagagatgcactccaaaagtaccagagggtttctctagtgggtgccggggccattcgctgggcctcggtggctcagtgcctccctacggtgggatcccattcggagacctccctgctggtctcggacatgactttgggcatcccaagcatttcacttgcttgggtctcggccccataTGGGCTCGCTCACgatcgtccctgactctattgccctggggcggctatcgaaacccctaggggcccagccttcaaacccctagaccgtaatgggctcggcgccTCATTCCTTTGTctaaaaggaatagggtggggggatatCTCCCACATCGGCTCACCAATGACTAGCATGCCTTTTGAGGCGAATTTCTTAAGGAGGCGGAATGACGCCTGCCGTTGCAGCGGTTGGACACGACGTGGTGtaagtggatgggacgtaactgttcccgcgattaatgaggaaaaggcgAGCATGTGGGCAATAAAATTGGATCGGGATTAACTGCGCTGGGtctaagggaaacttccccgattttgtCGCCCGTCCATTTCGCCTTCATCCTACATAAATACGCATCGAGCcttgcccctcccctccttaccttgcctgcattagctctgccgcctttgagccatcgctagagcagagagccctaggaggaagaagggagagaggtgaggcggagagagagggagagagagagactcaccgcCGTAGTCGAACCCTCCATCGCAatcatggccggcgacattgttgtcatcgaggcggacccttgggttCTATCTGAAGTCACCATGGAGATCCTTCAGTTGCTTGTCGATGGCAGACTTCTTTGTCCGGTCACCGACCCCAACAGGTCGGAGTGGATCGCCCCGTCGGGCGAGCCAGGAGCTGAGGCCTCACgacggttacgtcgtgagcttcgtgtcttttcacgagcgtggccttgGACTTCTGGTGGACCAGTTCATGCGAGCACtcctgcactactatggcgtggagctccacaacttcaaccctaattccatcacgcaggcggccatcttcgttgctatctgcgaggggtatctggggattgctccccattaggagttgtggctccacctcttccgggcggggcataccaccaagccgacgggtatgtcgagcacgaggaaggcggtgagggccagcggctgcactctccaagtgcgtcaggaaccgtcagcacctctacatccagGCCTAGCTCGCTGTCAACCAATcagccgatggtacacgagctggttctaacTTCACAACAACTGATAGGTGGACTTCCCCCCCTACACTGAGCGGATCGTGGGGAGCtagcccggagaggtggaagtatggcgtcctgAGGGAGGAGCAGCCCAAGCTATAGCCGCTCCTGGGGGGGCTGGAGAGGCTGTGAGACCACAGGCTTACTGCAGGCTGTGgtcatggccgccttccaccgccggagggtgctaccgctgatggcttggCTGGTGGCgcttgttcgagatgaggccggatgagcctgatcgagggcatccggatgtctacctccgccctttccgatgaggaaattcttcaccgggtgagggagacggtggaggcgaagctgaggagcggtggcCTGACCCCCATCACAATGCGCCCATCACGGGGGTTCCTCTTGCTGGTAAGTCGCGTGCCActgtagcccctgaggcctccCTGTTTCTCATTATTTCTCATTCCCTTATCCGCGTtcgccgttcctgcaggggatgagggacgtgcgagcctccccgccacccgttcccgaggacatgaggcggtgggcgatcaaccgggcACATGCCGAGGCGTAGAAAAAGCGGAAGGACACCAAGGTGGCGAAGCacacgaagaagatccttgcgCACAAGAAACTGGATGAGCACcgccggcagcaaaggaaggatggcctcccgttggaggagtccccatcgCCGTCACTATCGACGGATGCCTCGAACGGAGATGATGAGggtgagatggggcggggtcccctagaccatctccctgacataggggagacggtgcctagggcatcggcaagcagcccggcgctcccagggggaggaggaggagctgccccaGGGTTGGCAATTGCCtgccccggggccgaggccaacaTGCCCGAGGCACGGGCGCTGGGCAAGCGTGCCGTTAGCCCGATGGGCTTGATGGCAgcagtggagcaggtggcggcgggggcgatgCAACTGCCTCCACAGAGAATCAAGGGGGTGCCGGGGTTCGTCGAGGACCGGCCGGCGCCGGCGGATACAGAGGCCATGCCTCTGCCACCGCCACTGCCTTTGTAGACGAGGGTTGCCGTGCTGAAGCGGTTGTAGCCTCGCTCGAGGTAAGCATATTTTTGGCAGAGCCGCAGTGTTTTTCCGTTCATTCTTCGGTCTTGTGCTGACCTTGCAAGTGTTTTGTCCTTTGTCGGAAGCGACctacggaggtgcctaccttggcgccccttaaggcgctcaaggtgaaccccaGCTCCActgcccactgggtggcagaggcgcaagccgccatacagcgtggcgcggcatcggcaagggccgacccaaaggagccggccacccaaggaggggctaccgaggcaACCCCAACACGGACGGGGGAGGGAGTGCCTCCACCCCACGAGGGTGAGGCtcgtgagtcagatggggccaaggtgccctcagttgccgaggccaccgaggttGAGGCCCCTAGGGTCAGTGAGGCCAAGGCGACGGAGGCCGAGGCGCCCGAGACCATCGAGGCTGCAGCGGCGGGGGTCGGAGTCTCCGCGACCattgaggccacgatggcggaggttgGAGCCCTCGAGACTACCGAGGCTGACATGATAGTGGCGAGGCCGtcagcccaggaagtggagatgaaggcggcagagccctcggtggcacccttggtgcAAGGCCCACCGTCGTTGCGGGAGAGTGCCCGGAAGgtggaggtccatccgatctcctccgatgatacttcccgagcgtaggaggtggtcgacgccgaggtggcCGACGCCATGGAACAACTAGTTTTGACCCTAGGcaagggaagcttggccctcgtgcgggtacgacccgagccccatGGGTAGGATCACCCGCATGTCCTATGGCAGAGCcaggatgaccctaagggggagcctctatttgccctcgaggacgcggccgagggcgggcgctgggacacctttgagcaatactgcgagctggcggagcggtcactacggacggcgctgttCGTGGTGGCCGACaatctgcccggagtcgcccaggttcgcgctttcttttctcatgtggtgttgtctttttctgagttttcttgtagtgaatgacaCTGGTCCtacttccccaggagctcgagacccggtcccttgggaagttggtctttctccgatgggagagggacgtctgggaccaactCCAGCGGCAAAAGGGCCTACTTGCAGGCACCAATGAGCTCCTATTGGCGTGGAGCGTAGAGGTGGAGGACCACTGC
This region includes:
- the LOC136495961 gene encoding uncharacterized protein yields the protein MGRGPLDHLPDIGETVPRASASSPALPGGGGGAAPGLAIACPGAEANMPEARALGKRAVSPMGLMAAVEQVAAGAMQLPPQRIKGVPGFVEDRPAPADTECFVLCRKRPTEVPTLAPLKALKVNPSSTAHWVAEAQAAIQRGAASARADPKEPATQGGATEATPTRTGEGVPPPHEGEARESDGAKVPSVAEATEVEAPRVSEAKATEAEAPETIEAAAAGVGVSATIEATMAEVGALETTEADMIVARPSAQEVEMKAAEPSVAPLVQGPPSLRESARKVESQDDPKGEPLFALEDAAEGGRWDTFEQYCELAERSLRTALFVVADNLPGVAQELETRSLGKLVFLRWERDVWDQLQRQKGLLAGTNELLLAWSVEVEDHCLHCADAKAKAVTA